The sequence CGACTTCTCTCCACAGGCAAGTCGCCTTAGAGTTCATTGAGAATGGAGTTCACGTTTTAGTTGAGAAGCCCATTGCGGAGAGCATTGAGAGTGCCGAAGAGATAATCAAAGCTGCTAAAAACAAGGGTGTTGTTTTAATGGTCGGCCACGTGGAGAGGTTTAACCCTGGGGTTTTGAAGCTCAAGGAGGTCTTAGATGGGGGATTGATCGGCAAAATAGTAACTCTCACCGCAAAGCGTGTTGGGCCCTTGCCCCCGCAAATCAAGGACGTTGGAGTTATAGTGGATTTAGCTGTGCACGACATTGACGTTATGAGCTTTTTACTGGGAGATAAAGTTAAGAGCGTCTATGCGAGAGCCGGAAGTGCCAAGAACCCGCTCGAACTTGAGGATTACGCCATAATAATGCTGAACTTTGGAGATGCTACGGGGATTGTTGAGACCAACTGGCTAACCCCCCACAAGGTTAGAACCTTAAGCGTGGTGGGGACTGAGGGAATAGCCAAGCTAGACTACATCACTCAAAAGCTAGTCATATACAACCACGAATGGGTCAAAGAGGCAAAGGTAAACGTTAAGGAGCCCTTAAGGAACGAACTCGAGCACTTCGTTGAGTGCGTTGAGACGGGAAGAGGCCCTTGGTCTCTGGGGAAGATGGCCTCCATGCGCTAAAAGTTGCGATAAAGGCCTTGGAAAGTGCAAGAAGCGCAAAGGCCCTAGATGTTTGAGGCAGTTCAGAACTTTTAAGTTTGTATTTCTCTTTCTTCACCTGTATGAGAAAGAAGTTAAGGAGAAGGAGAGTTTAAAACTTTGAGAATTGCTTTTTCATCCAATATTACTGCATCTTCAGGAGCATTTTTGATCTTTTTGGCTGATATAAGATAATATGCCTCTCCTTTCCACCCCGTGAGCTTAACCTTCTTTTTCAGCTCTTCAACGAGTTTTTCTCCATTGATCGCTTTTTTCTTCCATTTACATTCTCCAAAAATGGCTTTTTTTCTATCTCTGCTGAGAGCGACTATGTCTATTTCATAAACCTTGCGCTTTCCTTCCTCTCTATAATAACCCCAGTGTCGCCCTACCTCCGTGAATTTAAATGGGAGCTTGTTTTCACGGTTTAGTATCCACAACAGCTCTCTGCATATAAAGTCAAACCTTCTTCCGACATACTCGGGTAGCATGGAGATTACTTCTTCTCCAAGGTCTTCGCGCATTGCTTCGTATTCGCTCAGCCTTGGATGAATAAAGCGGAACCAGAAATTAATCAGGGGATGATTTATATAGAGCACTCTTTCCTTTCCCAGAACTGCCCGGTCATATGAGAGAAGCTTAAAATACTCAATCAGCTCTTTCAGCTGTCTTGTCAGTGATGTCTCTTCTCTGTTCATATAACCCGCTATTTTGCTTATTGATGTGGCCCCATTTGCCACGGCCTCAAGAATATCATAATAAACCCCCGATCGTCTACCGAACTCCAGAGAAAGTATTTTTGGTATTTCATCCTCTAAAGGAGCGGATGGTGTGAAAAAGAGATTTTTAACTATCTCTCCTGCGCTTCTTCCTTCAAGGCCCTCATCTTCGATTGTAACATAGTATTTCGGGAAGCCTCCAAAGATAGAGTAAAGACTTATGAAATCATCAAGACTCTCTAGTTTGAGCTCTTTCGCCATTTCGTATGCGCCTTTGATTCCAAGTTCTTTCAAATGGATTTTCCGCTTTATTCTCCCATAAAGCGACTCTTTGGAGTCTTTAAAAAGCTTCTCAATGAGTCCTATGGTGGAACCAGTGAAAATAAACATAATGCCTCCTCTATTTTCGTTCATGTCTATCAGCCTTTGAAGAGTTGGAATCACTGATGGATCGACTTTTTGGAATTCTTGAAACTCGTCAAACGCAACTACGCCGTTGAACCTCTCGAAGAGAACTTCAAAGAACTCATCCCACGTTGAGATGTGTTCATACCTTGTTATTATCCCTTTCTTTCTTAAGATTTCCTCGTACTCCCTCAGGAGGGATTCCGAGGTTTTTGTTCTGTTAACAAAAAGGTATAGATCATTTTCCTCTAAAAATTCGAGGAGAAGTCTCGTTTTTCCAACCCGTCTCATTCCATAAATCACAATGGTGTAGAGCTTTTTCTTTGAAAGCTCTCTAGCCTTTTGAAGCATCGCAATCTCATGCTCCCTGTTGATGAAGCGCATTATATTCACCTACTGAATAATTCACTAACTGAATATAAAAATTTTGCCTTTTTGAAAGCCCCAGGACTTGGGGAGAAGAGTGAGTGTATAAGTCTCTAGGTCTGTGGCTCGTGTCAACCTCTAGGTTTACACGCGAGTGTACATTTTTGATCCCTCCGAAAGGTTTAACCACCCACATTTGTCCTGCCCAGCGGTGGTTGCAATGAAGTACCACAAAAATCTGTCTTCCCGGGCAAACACAACATCCCAAAGGACTGACTCAGCAACTACCACCCAAAAAGAAAGCCCGAAAAAGAACGAAAGCTCCAGCACAAAAGCCGAAAAAAGAAAAACCAGAATTCTCTACGTGCCGCTCGATGAGGACATCTACAAAGCTTTTGGCAAAGTAGTCAGGGAAGGAGTCATAAGTGCCAAAACATACTCGGAGGTAGGGAACTATTTAGTCATATATTTCCTTGAGCTCATCGACGAACTCGGCTGCTACATGGAGCGGGGAGGAAACGTCGTAGGCATGCTCCTCTTCCGTGACGACGCCCCTGACCTTGGCTCAGTGTCCGCGGTTGTTTACGATATAATCCGCTCAGTCGCGTACGATCCAGATAAGAAGAGGGAGTTTCTAAAGCTCGTCAAAGAAATTCGAAAAGTACTTGTCGAGAAGGGCTACGAGATGAGCGACTGTGCGCTTGAGGAAGCCGGGTGGTAGGTTCTACGGTCTCTGTTTTAACTATATTTAGCTGTAAATTTTTCACTGACCGAAAGATTTAACCACCTTTTCCCTCGGGTTGTGTGAGGTGCTGCAATGAAAGCAGAACAACTGACCTCCTCCCCGCCCTAAAGGGCGAGGCTTTCAAAAGAAAAAAGTAACAGTAAAAGAAGTGCAATGTTTAAATAGTCACAGCATGTATGTGTAGATGGGTGGAATTATGAAGAGAGTAGAGAGCAGAATCGGAGTTTTGGGGGGCAAGCCTGTAATCAAAGGTACGAGGATGCCTGTGTACCTTATCTTAGAGCTCCTAGGGGCGGGACTTACCATCGAGGATATCCTCAAGGAGTATCCTGAACTAACTAGGGAAGATGTCCTTGAAGCTATTAAATTTGCATCAAAACTTGCAAAGGTGGAGATCATTGATGCGATATCTCCTTGACGAGAACATCCCGTTATCGTTATATAAGATGCTACAAGAAAAGTACGATGTCAAAAGAGTCCAGGAAATACGGAGGGGCTTATCTGATAGGGAAGTCTTAAGGATAGCAAGAAGAGAAGGGCGTGTTCTAGTTACTTTAGATAAAGACTTCGCCAGCCTTCAAGAAAATTGACCGTTGTGCTGGTTGATACCTATCCCTGCCTTGGGAGGTCACAGAAGTGTTCATGAATAACATTAAAATAATCGAGGAGAACCTTGGAAAGCTTATAATAATGAAGAAGGACAAAGTTATTATTCTTTGACACATATTAAAGCCGTGCTCTATGTGAAGGAGAAGGGAAGGATAGGGAATAAAGAATATCAAAAGTTGTTTGGGGTATCAGAGGCTACTGCTACAAAGGATTTAAAAAGAACTGGTTAAAGAGAGATATTTGGAAAAATTGGAGCAACTGGAAGGGGCACTTATTACAAATTAAAGCCCTCAAAGCCCTCATAATGCCATCATAGTCGAAGGTGAAGCCCATGAGCGAGGCAAGTCAAGCACTCCAAAAGATCGCCAGGGGAACGGGAATCGTCTTCGCCGGGACTGTTATTTCAATGTTTTTTGGGTTCTTAAGCAGGGCTGTAATAGCAAGGTACTTTTCTATTGGGGAGTATGGGGTGTTTAACTTAGCTTTGACTGTTCTAAGCATCGCACTCGTTATCGCCACGTTGGGCTTCCAAAATGTGCCACCAAGATTTTAACATTGAGTGAAGTTTTAAAACATCACTTTATAGTGAAATTCAAGGGGTGTAAAAGGGAATGATGAAATTCATACGGCAGGAGCTCAAAAACCTCAAAAGTCCGCTCTACAGGAACTCAATCTACATCTCAGCGTCCTCAATGATAACAGCCGTTGCGGGCTTCATCTTTTGGAACGTTGCGGCTAGGCTCTATTCCCCTGAAGATGTTGGGGTCGCCTCTGCTTTGGTGTCGGCGATAAACCTCGTCTTCACAGTGTCTCTGCTCGGCCTGAACTTTTCATTAATCCGCTTCTATCCCGAGTACAGGGAGCGAGCCGTGGGGAGCTCCCTCATCCTGGCGCTCGCCGCCTCCGTGGTGGCCTCAACGGCGTACGTTCTGGTAATGGGGAAATCCGATTCATTAGGGAAGCTTTTTTCATTCAAGTTCCTGTTGCTGTTCGTGCTTTTCTCCATGACCGGAACCGCGTATAACGTGCTCTCAACGTACGCGATAGTGAAGAGAAAGGCCGAACACAGCTTCGTCCAGAGCATTCTCTTTTCCTTGAGGTTTTTGTTTCTCTTTGCTCTCGTGTCTCTCGGTGCCCTGGGGATAGTAAGCGCCTTCGGGCTGGGGCTAGCTCTGGGAGTTCTCTATGGCATCATTGCCGTCGACGGCATAAGGTTCAAACCGGATGTTGAGTACCTGAAATCTTCCCTCAAGTTCTCCCTCGGCAACTACGTAGCGAGCCTTGCAAACAGCGCACCGAACTATTTAATGCCAACGCTGATCCTGACCATGCTCGGCAAGGAGGAGACGGCATACTTTTACATAGCCTTCGCGGTCGGGAATCTGATACTATTTGTGCCCAATGCGATAAACACGTCCTTCTTCGTCGAGGGAAGCTACGGGCTTAAGGATATGAGAAGAACTTTGAAAAAAGCGGTGGCGTTTAGCTACCTGTACCTCACCGCCGCAACGGTCTTTGTCTGGCTCTTCGGAGGATTAATCTTGAGATTCTTCGGGGAGGAGTACGTCAACGGCCTCAAGCTCCTGAGGCTGATGGTTCTTGGGGGATTCTTCGTTGTCCCGGTGAATTTTTCAATAAGCGTGCTCAACATAGGGAAGAGAGTGAGGGAGGTAGTTGGAATAAACGTTCTAAAGGCGGTGCTGTTTTTGGGATTGAGCTATCTGCTCGTGCCGAAGCTCGGGATTGAGGGCGTAGGAATTGGACTTATTATTGCTCAAGTTCTTGGGATGTTTTGCGCCATTCTCTTTCTACTTATTTGAGCTTGTTACTGCTACCTCATCAAAATCCACATTTTACTGGAATATATCCTGTTAGATATAACCGCATAAATGGGATACACATCACTATCCGTAAATGATATAGAAACAAATCTCAATCCTGAGGTATCCCAAATACCTACTACATACTTGTTATACACGGTACACTGGGTGTCAACATAGATATACTCGCCTTCCAACGGACGGGGTATTGGTTTAATACGATGTTTCATAGCAAAGATCAACCCATAACCTGCGGCAGATCCCCGTTCAACAGCGACGGAATCAATATTCTGCCGAACAAACAGAGCTCCTTGATATTCATCCAATGTTGTCCAAGTTTTCTGCTGAGAAACATTCCATGTAATAGCAGGATTGTTAGAACTTCCAAGAAACAGATATTGGAGTGAATGAGTGTTAACCAAGATTAAAACGAAGAAAAACGAAACCAATAACAATCTTTTAAACCGACGATTCGTTGTGATCTTTGACAAACTTTTAGAGAGTCCAATTCCAAATATTGGAGCCCACACAAACATAGTTGTAAAACTTAATCTAAGCAACCCTATCCCACCCGCATATCCAATAATAGGCAGTATATACGCAATAAATGCTACTACCAAATAACAAGGCAAGAACCCACTTTCTTTTTTTAGATGATTGAACGACAAAAAGAAAAAACCAACAAAGGCAATTAGTAGTGTGGCTCCATAAACTATCATAGTAATAACCCACGAAGGGTCAGAGCTTCCCGAGGATATTGCATAGCTAACCCCCGAAAGGTCGAATAACCCATTTAAGATCAAAAAGGTACGATACAGTACCTGAATTCCTCCAATAAAAGGATATGAAAGGAACAATATTCCATACCAGAATACCCATAACATTATCATCAGGTACGTAAAATACCCAAAGTGTTTATTGTTCTTTATTGCCGTCCCATGCGAACACCCAAGATGTACTAACAAAATAGCAGAAATAGCCAGAGCAACATAAATAGCCGCAGTAGTGTAATGGGAGGTGACTATCGAAAAAGCCAGAAGGGGATAAATTAACACAAATCTAAGGGATTGGAAATTCCGCTTAATAAGTATTAAATACAGGGTTATTATAAGTAAAAACTTAGCAAACTCAGAACGGGGGACGTTGGGCATCATATACCACATTGCCGGAAAAGAGATAATATATAGCACTGACCAAAATGCAATATCTCTATCCAGATACATCCTGTAGATTTTAAAAAGTATGACCGGAACAAGTGAAAATATCAGGTTGGGTATTATCTTTAATAAATAGATCAAGTTCATACCGGACAACATAGACAATATTGGCATTAAGATAACAATAGGAAGAACAAAATTGTAGCTAAATGTAGTCCTATTGGGGTCCCAATGGCCGTTAATAAGAGTGAGCTTAGAGTAATACCAAGCATTGTAGATATCCCCACTACCATTAAGTATTCCAACAAGACTATAGCTTAGGAGCATCCCTGCTGAGAACAGATAGATAAGTACCATTATATTAGCGTCCGAAGGAGCAATATACAAGAACACAGGCATTAAAGCCATTAGTAAGTAGCAAAGAACACAATAGGGAGAAGGTTTTTGAATGATTGCAATCAATAAAAGCGCTAAAATTAAACATTCAATGCTTATCAAACTTCTAATCAGCTTTTTATGCTTCATCGGAGTAACACCCCTTAATATCCCTTTAGCAATCTCCGCAACAGTAGTAAATAGTGCCGAGCCCTTAACTTAAAAGAACCCAAGGGTCTTGTATACCTAACTATGGAGCCAAATCCCTCTCTGCTAGTTAGCTCAATAATTTCTTTTCTAAGTGGAGGGACCTCCAAACTAGAGCCCAATAATCTTGGATTTTTCTTGGTGGCTGTACTAACAGATGTGATAGGATGTAATGTTATCCTTCCCAGTTTTTTAAGATTGTTCAGAATAATATCCCCTATAGAGGTATTCACCAGAATGACCGAGGTGCCCTCTTTATTGTATAATTTCTTCGGAATTCCCCAGAAGTCTCCAAGAGTTAAATCCGCATTCCTGGGTAACCGGTTAAATTT comes from Thermococcus litoralis DSM 5473 and encodes:
- a CDS encoding UDP-N-acetylglucosamine 3-dehydrogenase, whose protein sequence is MLHIGVVGVGNMGFHHVRIYSELAKEGKVELVGVADANFERAKEVAEKFKTRAFADYRKLIKKVDAVSIAVPTSLHRQVALEFIENGVHVLVEKPIAESIESAEEIIKAAKNKGVVLMVGHVERFNPGVLKLKEVLDGGLIGKIVTLTAKRVGPLPPQIKDVGVIVDLAVHDIDVMSFLLGDKVKSVYARAGSAKNPLELEDYAIIMLNFGDATGIVETNWLTPHKVRTLSVVGTEGIAKLDYITQKLVIYNHEWVKEAKVNVKEPLRNELEHFVECVETGRGPWSLGKMASMR
- a CDS encoding ATP-binding protein, which translates into the protein MRFINREHEIAMLQKARELSKKKLYTIVIYGMRRVGKTRLLLEFLEENDLYLFVNRTKTSESLLREYEEILRKKGIITRYEHISTWDEFFEVLFERFNGVVAFDEFQEFQKVDPSVIPTLQRLIDMNENRGGIMFIFTGSTIGLIEKLFKDSKESLYGRIKRKIHLKELGIKGAYEMAKELKLESLDDFISLYSIFGGFPKYYVTIEDEGLEGRSAGEIVKNLFFTPSAPLEDEIPKILSLEFGRRSGVYYDILEAVANGATSISKIAGYMNREETSLTRQLKELIEYFKLLSYDRAVLGKERVLYINHPLINFWFRFIHPRLSEYEAMREDLGEEVISMLPEYVGRRFDFICRELLWILNRENKLPFKFTEVGRHWGYYREEGKRKVYEIDIVALSRDRKKAIFGECKWKKKAINGEKLVEELKKKVKLTGWKGEAYYLISAKKIKNAPEDAVILDEKAILKVLNSPSP
- a CDS encoding DUF433 domain-containing protein yields the protein MGGIMKRVESRIGVLGGKPVIKGTRMPVYLILELLGAGLTIEDILKEYPELTREDVLEAIKFASKLAKVEIIDAISP
- a CDS encoding DUF5615 family PIN-like protein, with product MRYLLDENIPLSLYKMLQEKYDVKRVQEIRRGLSDREVLRIARREGRVLVTLDKDFASLQEN
- a CDS encoding oligosaccharide flippase family protein → MSEASQALQKIARGTGIVFAGTVISMFFGFLSRAVIARYFSIGEYGVFNLALTVLSIALVIATLGFQNVPPRF
- a CDS encoding lipopolysaccharide biosynthesis protein; the protein is MMKFIRQELKNLKSPLYRNSIYISASSMITAVAGFIFWNVAARLYSPEDVGVASALVSAINLVFTVSLLGLNFSLIRFYPEYRERAVGSSLILALAASVVASTAYVLVMGKSDSLGKLFSFKFLLLFVLFSMTGTAYNVLSTYAIVKRKAEHSFVQSILFSLRFLFLFALVSLGALGIVSAFGLGLALGVLYGIIAVDGIRFKPDVEYLKSSLKFSLGNYVASLANSAPNYLMPTLILTMLGKEETAYFYIAFAVGNLILFVPNAINTSFFVEGSYGLKDMRRTLKKAVAFSYLYLTAATVFVWLFGGLILRFFGEEYVNGLKLLRLMVLGGFFVVPVNFSISVLNIGKRVREVVGINVLKAVLFLGLSYLLVPKLGIEGVGIGLIIAQVLGMFCAILFLLI